A portion of the Bacillus sp. es.034 genome contains these proteins:
- a CDS encoding amino acid ABC transporter ATP-binding protein, whose amino-acid sequence MSQEMIKVEKLNKSFGDLHVLKDIDISVRESDVVCLIGASGSGKSTLLRCLNFLELKDNGKVVIEGDEVNQDTHDLNKIRQKVGMVFQHFYLFPHKTVLENVMEAPVYVKGVSKADARKDAKELLKKVGLGDKEDVYPSKLSGGQKQRVAIARALAMKPDIMLFDEPTSALDPELVGEVLATMKELALEGMTMVVVTHEMGFAREVADWVVYMHDGRIVEVGPPQELFQSPKEQRTKEFLDSVL is encoded by the coding sequence ATGAGTCAGGAAATGATTAAAGTAGAAAAATTAAATAAATCCTTTGGTGATTTACATGTATTGAAGGACATTGATATCAGCGTAAGGGAAAGTGATGTGGTTTGCCTCATTGGGGCCAGTGGATCAGGGAAGAGTACACTGCTTCGCTGCTTGAACTTCCTTGAGCTGAAAGATAATGGGAAGGTTGTCATCGAAGGAGATGAAGTCAACCAGGATACCCATGATTTGAATAAAATCCGTCAGAAGGTAGGGATGGTGTTCCAGCATTTCTATCTATTCCCCCACAAAACTGTATTGGAAAACGTGATGGAGGCACCGGTGTACGTTAAGGGTGTCTCAAAGGCGGACGCAAGGAAGGATGCCAAAGAACTGTTAAAGAAGGTCGGGCTTGGGGATAAAGAAGATGTCTACCCGTCCAAGCTTTCAGGGGGACAGAAGCAGCGTGTCGCCATCGCCAGGGCCCTTGCCATGAAGCCGGATATCATGCTGTTCGATGAGCCCACCTCGGCACTTGATCCGGAATTGGTCGGTGAGGTACTGGCTACCATGAAGGAGCTTGCTTTAGAAGGGATGACGATGGTCGTCGTGACCCATGAAATGGGATTTGCCCGTGAAGTGGCCGACTGGGTCGTCTATATGCATGATGGACGCATCGTCGAGGTAGGACCCCCTCAGGAATTATTCCAATCTCCAAAAGAACAAAGGACGAAAGAATTTTTAGACTCGGTTCTTTAA
- a CDS encoding DUF5668 domain-containing protein: MKQQRIFPGIILIGFGAYFYLQQANIVLFQEFFTWPTLLIIVGLAFLGQGYGGRDYEAILPGTILVGFGLHFHVVNKLDVWPDHMGTFILIIALGFLLRYQKTRAGLFQGVLFLTLSIILLFSDKVVRWFGFIEGSVGSAWEFWPIVIIGIGVYLLFVRKK; this comes from the coding sequence ATGAAACAGCAACGAATATTCCCCGGAATCATCTTAATTGGCTTTGGAGCTTACTTTTACTTACAACAGGCAAACATTGTATTATTTCAGGAATTTTTCACTTGGCCCACTTTGCTTATCATTGTCGGACTCGCTTTTCTCGGTCAGGGATACGGAGGAAGGGATTATGAAGCCATCCTCCCCGGTACGATCCTGGTTGGATTCGGCCTGCATTTCCATGTGGTCAACAAGCTTGACGTTTGGCCGGATCATATGGGGACCTTTATCCTTATCATCGCCCTCGGTTTCCTGCTCAGATATCAGAAGACACGCGCCGGCTTATTTCAAGGGGTTCTCTTTCTGACACTTTCTATCATTCTTCTTTTCTCTGATAAAGTGGTGCGATGGTTTGGTTTTATTGAAGGAAGCGTGGGAAGCGCTTGGGAATTCTGGCCCATCGTCATTATCGGAATCGGTGTCTATTTATTATTTGTAAGAAAAAAGTAG
- the hemA gene encoding glutamyl-tRNA reductase, which yields MYTIVVGLNYKTAPVEIRERLSFNETDLPSAMKALKEKKSILENVIVSTCNRTEVYAVVDQLHTGRYYIKEFLSQWFDIDKEEFTPYLFIYEQEGAVEHLFKVACGLNSMVLGETQILGQIRSSFLDAQESGATGTVFNHLFKQAVTVSKKGHSETEIGSNAVSVSYAAVELAKKVFGSLEGKHVLILGAGKMGELAIKNLHGSGATKVTVINRTYEKAQTLAERFSGNAKTMQELQCALVEADIMISSTGAKDFVITKEMMSHVESMRKGRPLFMVDIAVPRDLDPAIGQLESVFLYDIDDLEGIVQANLAERKKAAEQIEIMIEAEIVAFKEWLNMLGVVPVISALRQKALSIQADTMESIERKMPDLTDRERKVLNKHTKSIINQLLKDPILQAKEFAGLPDAEDKLDLFINIFNIEQEVLEQKQVKAANEKTESDHSFTPQPSFQA from the coding sequence ATGTATACAATAGTCGTTGGTTTAAATTATAAAACGGCCCCTGTAGAGATTCGTGAGCGTTTATCTTTCAATGAAACTGATCTTCCTTCAGCAATGAAAGCATTAAAGGAAAAGAAAAGCATCCTTGAAAATGTGATTGTTTCTACATGTAATAGAACGGAAGTTTATGCGGTAGTGGATCAGCTTCATACAGGTCGTTATTATATTAAAGAATTTTTATCTCAATGGTTTGATATAGATAAAGAGGAGTTCACGCCTTATCTGTTCATTTATGAACAAGAAGGAGCCGTCGAACACCTGTTTAAGGTTGCCTGCGGATTGAACTCCATGGTACTTGGGGAAACCCAGATCCTTGGTCAAATCCGTTCAAGCTTCCTGGATGCCCAGGAGTCGGGAGCGACGGGTACCGTATTTAATCACCTGTTCAAGCAAGCTGTGACGGTTTCGAAAAAGGGTCACTCGGAAACAGAGATTGGTTCCAATGCGGTATCAGTCAGCTATGCGGCCGTTGAATTGGCTAAAAAGGTATTCGGAAGCCTGGAGGGTAAGCATGTCCTCATACTTGGTGCCGGGAAAATGGGTGAACTTGCCATCAAGAATCTCCATGGCAGTGGAGCCACCAAGGTGACCGTGATCAACCGTACGTATGAGAAGGCCCAAACCCTGGCAGAGCGTTTCAGCGGTAATGCGAAAACGATGCAGGAGCTTCAATGCGCCCTTGTAGAAGCGGATATCATGATCAGTTCTACGGGAGCGAAGGATTTCGTCATCACGAAAGAAATGATGTCCCATGTGGAAAGCATGAGGAAGGGCCGTCCCCTATTCATGGTGGACATTGCGGTACCAAGGGACTTGGATCCGGCGATCGGGCAGCTTGAGAGCGTATTCCTTTATGATATCGATGATTTGGAAGGCATCGTCCAGGCGAATCTCGCCGAACGCAAAAAGGCGGCTGAACAAATTGAAATCATGATTGAAGCGGAAATCGTTGCGTTCAAAGAATGGTTGAATATGCTCGGCGTAGTGCCGGTCATCTCTGCCCTTAGGCAGAAGGCACTTTCCATTCAGGCAGATACGATGGAAAGCATCGAACGTAAAATGCCTGATTTAACCGATCGTGAACGCAAAGTATTGAATAAGCACACGAAGAGCATCATCAATCAGTTATTAAAAGATCCGATCCTCCAGGCAAAGGAATTTGCCGGACTGCCGGATGCTGAAGATAAGCTGGATTTATTCATCAACATTTTTAACATTGAACAAGAAGTGTTAGAGCAGAAACAAGTGAAAGCAGCCAACGAAAAGACTGAGAGCGATCATAGCTTTACACCACAACCCTCTTTTCAAGCATAA
- the ccsA gene encoding cytochrome c biogenesis protein CcsA, which translates to MFEQTMTRLHELMIVLYAISILFYFIDFLNKNRKANLFAFWLLAIVWVLQTIFLFLYMMNTGRFPVLTIFEGLYFYAWVLITLSLIINRLLRVDFTVFFTNVLGFIIMAIHTFAPVQVESQAMAEQMVSELLLIHITMAILSYGAFSLSFVFSLLYLLQFKLLKEKKWGQRLWRISDLSKLEKISYISNSIGVAMLLLSLILGLQWAYIKLPEFLWYDPKIVGSFILLILYSIYLYLRIKKNVFGKSLAFLNVAAFLIILINFFLASRLSSFHFWYS; encoded by the coding sequence ATGTTTGAACAAACGATGACTAGGCTGCACGAACTTATGATTGTTCTGTATGCTATTAGTATTCTCTTTTATTTTATAGATTTCTTAAACAAAAACCGGAAGGCGAACCTGTTTGCCTTCTGGTTACTTGCGATTGTTTGGGTCCTTCAAACAATCTTTTTATTTCTATACATGATGAATACAGGCAGGTTTCCGGTCCTCACCATCTTTGAGGGGCTTTATTTTTATGCCTGGGTGCTCATCACCCTGTCCCTTATCATCAACCGATTGCTAAGGGTGGATTTCACTGTCTTCTTTACAAATGTACTCGGTTTCATCATCATGGCGATCCATACTTTCGCACCCGTTCAGGTGGAGTCCCAGGCGATGGCAGAGCAGATGGTATCCGAGTTATTACTGATTCACATTACGATGGCCATCCTGTCTTACGGGGCCTTCAGTCTTTCCTTTGTGTTTTCCCTGCTTTATCTCCTCCAGTTTAAATTATTGAAGGAGAAAAAATGGGGGCAGAGGTTATGGAGGATCAGTGATTTGTCAAAGCTTGAGAAGATATCCTATATCTCGAATTCCATAGGGGTAGCGATGCTTCTGTTAAGCCTGATATTGGGACTGCAATGGGCATACATCAAGCTTCCGGAATTTCTATGGTATGATCCAAAGATAGTGGGATCATTCATTCTATTAATTTTATATAGCATTTATTTATACCTTCGCATTAAAAAGAATGTCTTTGGTAAATCATTAGCGTTTCTGAATGTGGCAGCCTTCTTGATTATATTAATCAACTTTTTCTTAGCTAGTCGGTTGTCTTCATTTCATTTCTGGTATTCATAA
- the hemC gene encoding hydroxymethylbilane synthase encodes MRKIIVGSRRSKLALTQTNWVIDQLKALDPSYDFEVKEIVTKGDQILDVTLSKVGGKGLFVKEIEQAMLDKEIDMAVHSMKDMPAVLPDGLTIGSIPVREDHRDAFISKNHVALKDLPGGAIVGTSSLRRGAQILSVRPDLEIKWIRGNIDTRLSKLQNEDYDAIILAAAGLSRMGWTSDVVTEFLDPDLCLPAVGQGALSIECRNDDDEVLELLEKFACEETTTTVTAERAFLHKMEGGCQVPIAGFAELKDNGDIALTGLVASPDGETIYKEYMTGQDPKEVGEKVAESLTKQGAKALIDQVKEELDQ; translated from the coding sequence ATGAGAAAAATCATTGTTGGTTCAAGACGAAGTAAATTAGCCCTTACCCAAACTAATTGGGTGATCGATCAGTTGAAGGCACTCGACCCTTCTTACGATTTCGAAGTGAAGGAGATTGTGACGAAAGGGGATCAGATCCTGGATGTCACCTTATCCAAAGTGGGCGGTAAAGGCTTATTTGTAAAAGAAATCGAGCAGGCGATGCTGGATAAAGAAATCGACATGGCCGTTCACAGTATGAAAGATATGCCGGCGGTTTTACCAGATGGACTGACGATTGGAAGCATCCCGGTTCGTGAGGATCACCGCGACGCGTTCATCAGTAAGAATCATGTTGCCCTTAAAGACCTGCCAGGCGGAGCGATCGTCGGAACGAGCAGTCTCAGGAGAGGGGCTCAGATTCTGTCTGTGAGACCGGATCTTGAAATCAAGTGGATACGCGGCAACATCGATACACGCCTTTCCAAACTTCAAAACGAAGATTACGATGCCATCATCCTGGCAGCAGCGGGCTTATCACGAATGGGATGGACGTCGGATGTCGTAACGGAATTCCTTGATCCGGACCTTTGCTTGCCGGCAGTCGGTCAAGGGGCCCTTTCGATCGAGTGCAGAAATGATGACGATGAAGTCCTTGAACTGCTAGAGAAGTTCGCGTGTGAAGAAACGACGACTACCGTGACGGCGGAACGAGCTTTCCTTCATAAAATGGAAGGCGGCTGTCAGGTACCGATTGCGGGATTTGCCGAGCTGAAAGACAATGGAGATATTGCATTGACCGGACTTGTCGCTTCTCCGGACGGAGAGACGATCTACAAAGAATACATGACGGGTCAGGACCCGAAAGAAGTTGGAGAAAAAGTGGCTGAAAGCTTAACTAAACAAGGGGCAAAAGCCTTGATCGATCAGGTGAAAGAGGAGCTGGATCAATAA
- a CDS encoding uroporphyrinogen-III synthase, translated as MKGKRPLEQIKVLITRGNEGSSETGSLIESEGGVPILVPLLHFHPRIDSLEVSLHTTLHTYEWIIFTSKNGVKFFLEALERQGIPLSSYTGKFAAVGTKTEQYCHKYGIPISFVPENFTGDDFAEEFISKVKPDGHVLIPKGNLARNVIATELASAGVSCQEWIVYETVLPETSFVQLKTIIEKEKVDIITFTSSSTVHHFMKVIRHYSLYDHIRDIPIACIGPITKKTAEQYGLHVKICPSVYTVNEMVNEMKAFISAC; from the coding sequence ATGAAGGGTAAGAGGCCTTTAGAACAAATAAAGGTTTTGATTACTCGTGGCAATGAGGGATCCAGTGAAACCGGGTCTCTCATTGAAAGCGAGGGAGGGGTACCCATCTTGGTACCGCTCCTTCATTTTCACCCCCGCATAGATTCGCTGGAGGTATCGCTTCACACCACCCTACATACATACGAATGGATCATTTTCACCAGTAAAAATGGGGTGAAGTTCTTCCTGGAAGCATTGGAAAGACAGGGGATCCCTTTATCCTCTTATACGGGAAAATTCGCGGCCGTCGGGACCAAGACGGAGCAGTACTGTCATAAATACGGAATACCGATTTCATTTGTTCCGGAGAATTTCACTGGCGATGACTTCGCCGAGGAGTTCATTTCTAAAGTGAAGCCTGATGGTCACGTCCTGATTCCAAAAGGGAATCTGGCAAGGAATGTGATTGCGACGGAATTAGCCTCGGCAGGAGTCAGCTGTCAGGAATGGATCGTCTATGAAACGGTCCTTCCAGAGACAAGCTTCGTGCAGTTGAAAACGATCATTGAAAAAGAAAAAGTGGATATCATTACATTTACGAGTTCGTCGACGGTCCATCATTTTATGAAGGTCATCCGTCACTATTCTCTCTATGATCACATAAGGGACATTCCCATTGCGTGCATCGGCCCGATTACAAAAAAAACCGCGGAGCAATACGGATTACATGTAAAAATCTGTCCAAGCGTTTATACTGTAAATGAAATGGTGAATGAGATGAAAGCGTTCATCTCTGCCTGTTAG
- the hemB gene encoding porphobilinogen synthase — MKDLQFNRHRRLRQSETMRALVRETHLRKEDLIYPLFVVEGENIKNVVPSMPGVYHISLDNLQAEMDEVVSLGIKSIILFGVPAEKDELGKQAYHDHGIVQEATRFVKERYPDLVVIADTCLCQYTSHGHCGIVKDGKVLNDETLDLLAKTAVSQAEAGADIIAPSNMMDGFVAAIRHGLDEAGYHDVPIMSYAVKYSSSFYGPFRDAAHSTPQFGDRRTYQMDPANRMEALREAQSDMEEGADFLIVKPALSYLDIMREVKDRFNAPVVAYNVSGEYSMVKAAAQNGWVNEQEIVMEKLTSMKRAGADLIITYFAKDVANWLS, encoded by the coding sequence ATGAAAGACCTGCAATTCAATCGACACCGCCGCTTACGTCAATCGGAAACGATGCGTGCGCTCGTGCGTGAAACACATCTAAGAAAAGAAGATTTAATTTACCCGTTATTTGTCGTGGAAGGGGAAAACATCAAGAATGTCGTTCCATCCATGCCGGGTGTTTATCATATTTCACTCGATAATTTACAAGCTGAAATGGATGAAGTGGTTTCACTCGGGATCAAGTCCATCATTCTTTTCGGTGTTCCTGCTGAAAAAGACGAACTTGGGAAACAGGCGTATCATGACCATGGAATCGTCCAGGAGGCAACACGTTTCGTGAAGGAACGTTACCCTGATCTTGTTGTCATCGCCGATACGTGCCTTTGTCAATATACCAGTCACGGTCACTGTGGAATCGTCAAAGACGGGAAAGTCCTGAATGATGAAACCCTTGATCTGTTGGCCAAAACAGCGGTCAGCCAGGCTGAAGCGGGAGCCGACATCATCGCTCCGTCCAACATGATGGATGGGTTCGTAGCAGCAATCCGTCACGGCTTGGACGAAGCAGGCTATCATGATGTGCCGATCATGTCATACGCGGTGAAATATTCATCAAGCTTCTACGGTCCTTTCCGTGACGCGGCTCACTCGACACCTCAATTCGGAGATCGCAGAACGTATCAAATGGACCCGGCGAATCGCATGGAAGCCCTAAGGGAAGCTCAGTCTGATATGGAAGAGGGTGCCGACTTCCTTATCGTGAAACCGGCGCTTTCGTATCTGGATATCATGCGTGAGGTGAAAGACCGTTTCAATGCACCGGTTGTCGCCTATAACGTGAGCGGGGAATACAGCATGGTGAAAGCAGCGGCTCAGAACGGCTGGGTGAACGAACAGGAAATCGTCATGGAGAAACTGACCAGCATGAAACGTGCAGGGGCAGACCTCATCATTACGTATTTTGCAAAAGACGTAGCCAACTGGTTATCCTAA
- the hemL gene encoding glutamate-1-semialdehyde 2,1-aminomutase, producing MRSYEKSKQAFKEAVNLMPGGVNSPVRAFKSVNMDPIFMERGKGSKIYDIDGNEYIDYVLSWGPLILGHSNDRVVESIKKVAENGTSFGAPTEIENKLAQLVIDRVPSIEIVRMVSSGTEATMSALRLARGYTGRNKIIKFEGCYHGHGDSLLIKAGSGVATLGLPDSPGVPEGVAKNTITVPYNDLESIRYAFEQYGDDIAGVIVEPVAGNMGVVPPQPGFLEGLREVTENHGALLIFDEVMTGFRVGYGCAQGFYNVTPDLTCLGKVIGGGLPVGAYGGKAEIMERIAPSGPIYQAGTLSGNPLAMTAGYETLSQLTPETYTEFARKADLLEEGLKKAAEKYNIPHRINRAGSMIGIFFTNDEVSNYEGAKSSDLEMFADYYREMAHEGVFLPPSQFEGLFLSTAHTDDDIEKTLQAAEKAFEKISKK from the coding sequence TTGCGTTCATATGAGAAATCGAAACAAGCATTCAAGGAAGCAGTAAACCTGATGCCCGGCGGAGTGAACAGTCCCGTCCGTGCGTTTAAATCAGTCAACATGGATCCGATTTTCATGGAAAGGGGAAAAGGATCGAAAATCTATGATATCGATGGGAATGAGTACATCGACTATGTCCTTTCCTGGGGTCCGCTCATTCTTGGTCACAGCAATGACCGGGTCGTGGAATCCATTAAAAAAGTGGCTGAAAACGGGACGAGCTTTGGTGCTCCCACAGAAATTGAAAATAAACTCGCCCAACTGGTGATTGACCGGGTGCCAAGCATCGAGATCGTCCGTATGGTGTCTTCAGGTACGGAAGCGACGATGAGTGCCCTGCGTTTGGCCCGTGGCTACACAGGCCGCAATAAGATCATCAAGTTCGAAGGCTGTTACCACGGCCATGGAGACTCTTTATTAATTAAGGCGGGCTCCGGTGTCGCGACCCTCGGTTTACCGGACAGTCCCGGTGTTCCTGAAGGGGTTGCCAAGAATACGATCACGGTGCCTTACAATGATCTCGAAAGCATCCGCTATGCCTTCGAACAATACGGTGATGACATTGCCGGTGTGATCGTCGAGCCTGTAGCCGGAAACATGGGTGTCGTCCCTCCGCAGCCAGGCTTCCTGGAAGGCCTCCGTGAGGTTACGGAAAATCATGGCGCACTGTTGATCTTCGATGAAGTCATGACGGGCTTCCGCGTCGGCTATGGCTGTGCACAAGGCTTCTACAATGTGACTCCTGACTTAACCTGCCTGGGGAAAGTCATCGGCGGGGGACTTCCTGTCGGGGCTTACGGCGGGAAAGCGGAAATCATGGAAAGGATCGCGCCGAGCGGACCGATCTATCAAGCAGGGACCCTTTCAGGGAATCCGTTAGCCATGACCGCTGGATACGAAACACTGAGCCAGCTCACCCCTGAAACGTATACCGAGTTTGCACGCAAAGCAGATCTACTGGAGGAAGGCTTAAAGAAAGCTGCGGAAAAATACAATATTCCTCACAGGATCAATCGTGCAGGCTCCATGATCGGGATTTTCTTTACCAATGATGAAGTTTCGAACTATGAAGGTGCCAAGTCATCGGATCTTGAGATGTTTGCCGACTACTACCGTGAAATGGCCCATGAAGGGGTATTCCTGCCACCTTCCCAGTTTGAAGGACTTTTCTTATCGACAGCCCACACGGATGACGATATCGAAAAGACCCTTCAGGCAGCTGAAAAGGCGTTTGAGAAAATCAGTAAGAAGTAA
- the spoVID gene encoding stage VI sporulation protein D: MSQEQQSCLRFSLEESIWFKKGQEVEELLSISLDPHITIQEQEQYVLIRGSLDLTGEYLPTAFREEEEDEFEAGGKFVQTVEKREKGEYEFVHRFPVDVTIPKNRIANLGDIDVYVESFDYIVPENACLKLNADLTITGIYGEQQAHTPLEAEYEREEEFEPLYRSSAVAQAEEVEEAEEEVETEEEEEREEVYEYENYDEEEITGYVEEEEEEEDQDDEYQPFNLEGRTPPAEQEDEIPVQIQYDTQPAPSYEEVDYRKENVFQLPQHELSESSEEQHAEPKAAYTPPPAPKYKEQEMEEEESSSSSAVEAEMEEEEKEEKKKTKGKKKYESISLTDFFARKEEERGATLRVCIVQEGENLDYIAEKYDLTIPQLLRVNQLEANQDVYAGQVLYIPNSEFVFKG; the protein is encoded by the coding sequence TTGTCACAAGAACAACAATCGTGCTTACGATTTTCTTTGGAAGAATCAATTTGGTTCAAAAAAGGACAGGAAGTTGAAGAATTGCTATCTATCTCCTTAGATCCTCATATAACGATACAAGAACAAGAACAGTACGTACTTATCAGGGGAAGCCTCGATTTGACCGGTGAGTATTTACCGACTGCATTCAGGGAAGAAGAGGAAGATGAGTTCGAAGCAGGCGGGAAGTTCGTTCAGACCGTGGAAAAGCGGGAGAAGGGTGAATATGAATTTGTCCATCGATTCCCAGTGGACGTCACGATCCCAAAAAATCGGATTGCGAACCTTGGGGATATTGATGTGTATGTTGAGTCCTTTGACTACATCGTCCCTGAAAATGCCTGTTTAAAGCTGAATGCGGACTTGACCATCACCGGTATCTACGGTGAACAGCAGGCTCATACTCCTCTTGAAGCAGAGTATGAAAGAGAAGAAGAATTCGAGCCCCTTTACCGCTCAAGTGCCGTAGCCCAAGCAGAAGAAGTGGAAGAGGCGGAAGAAGAAGTAGAAACCGAAGAAGAAGAAGAAAGAGAAGAAGTGTACGAATACGAAAACTATGATGAAGAAGAAATCACGGGGTATGTTGAAGAAGAAGAGGAAGAAGAGGACCAGGATGACGAGTATCAGCCGTTTAACCTGGAGGGAAGGACTCCACCGGCTGAGCAGGAAGATGAAATTCCCGTTCAGATTCAATACGATACCCAGCCGGCTCCTTCCTATGAGGAAGTCGACTACCGGAAAGAGAATGTTTTCCAGCTTCCCCAGCATGAACTGAGTGAGTCGTCTGAGGAGCAGCATGCTGAACCGAAGGCCGCTTATACTCCTCCTCCAGCTCCTAAGTACAAGGAGCAGGAGATGGAAGAAGAAGAGTCCTCTTCCTCATCAGCCGTAGAAGCGGAGATGGAAGAGGAGGAAAAGGAAGAAAAGAAAAAGACGAAGGGCAAAAAGAAGTATGAATCCATTTCATTGACTGATTTCTTTGCCCGGAAAGAAGAAGAACGGGGAGCGACTCTTCGGGTATGCATCGTCCAGGAGGGAGAAAACCTGGATTATATAGCTGAAAAATATGATTTGACCATTCCGCAGCTTTTAAGGGTGAATCAACTCGAAGCGAATCAGGACGTATATGCCGGTCAGGTTCTATATATCCCGAACAGCGAATTCGTTTTCAAGGGATAA
- the ysxE gene encoding spore coat protein YsxE: MAQTLEGLKPVLQPYGVEPHFVESYGRISKVFSNKGTLAVKQLPAQNGVDFVRNVQMLFQRGYNRIVPIYPTLDGRYAVWSQGDLYYVMPWLMNQEREDQFEKHQKMFRELARLHTLSSQEVKIDKEERESHYEQLTSRWDKEQAFLDEYVEACEKTTYMSPFQFHYCMYYKDASQALKFSRKMLDEWYEDTKELEKVRTVITHGKVSTEHFLFDERGLGYFHNFENSKMASPFHDLLPFLSRTLKTYPKYYEECIEWLTTYFQHFTVRNEERLLFMSYLAYPSSVIAVVEKYFHTPKDKRNERKSLKKLQRHYWLLKNTEYVVMRLDEMEKQKKEQAEQAE, from the coding sequence ATGGCGCAAACGCTGGAGGGATTAAAGCCTGTCTTGCAACCTTATGGGGTTGAACCTCATTTTGTTGAAAGCTACGGAAGGATTTCGAAGGTATTTTCAAACAAAGGCACTCTGGCCGTCAAACAGCTTCCAGCCCAAAATGGCGTGGACTTCGTCCGCAATGTACAAATGCTGTTTCAGCGGGGATATAATCGGATCGTCCCGATTTATCCCACCTTGGATGGCCGCTATGCTGTGTGGAGTCAAGGGGATTTATATTACGTCATGCCGTGGCTGATGAACCAGGAAAGAGAAGATCAGTTTGAAAAGCACCAGAAGATGTTCAGGGAATTGGCGAGGCTCCACACTCTTTCTTCACAAGAAGTGAAGATCGATAAGGAAGAGAGAGAATCCCATTATGAGCAACTCACGTCGAGATGGGATAAAGAGCAGGCGTTCCTTGATGAATACGTGGAAGCTTGTGAAAAGACCACGTACATGTCCCCCTTTCAATTTCATTATTGCATGTATTACAAAGATGCCTCACAAGCGTTGAAGTTTTCCCGTAAAATGCTGGATGAATGGTACGAGGACACGAAGGAGCTCGAAAAGGTAAGGACCGTGATCACCCATGGAAAGGTTTCGACGGAGCATTTTTTATTCGATGAAAGGGGTTTGGGGTATTTTCATAACTTTGAGAACTCCAAGATGGCGTCTCCCTTTCATGATTTGCTTCCGTTTTTGTCGAGAACATTGAAGACCTATCCTAAATATTATGAGGAATGCATTGAATGGCTCACCACCTACTTTCAGCATTTTACCGTCCGGAATGAAGAGCGGCTCCTGTTCATGAGCTACCTGGCATATCCGAGCTCGGTCATTGCCGTGGTGGAAAAATACTTCCATACCCCGAAGGATAAGCGGAATGAACGGAAGTCCCTGAAGAAACTGCAACGTCATTACTGGTTATTGAAAAATACCGAGTATGTGGTCATGCGTCTGGATGAGATGGAGAAGCAGAAGAAGGAGCAGGCCGAGCAGGCTGAATAA